In the Rhodobacteraceae bacterium M382 genome, one interval contains:
- a CDS encoding nuclear transport factor 2 family protein, which yields MTDTDQIAQDRAEITALIQRQFAALCWDEHTSPDTQALISAYLPDASLFASARPATAQTAADFGERMVALRDSGALPVFSEKGRGLHIWITGAVAVALAGCEMHENRKTVTQDISAFLLVRNPQGWVIASQAWDMLPSIADAFAATGLNAEPFFSG from the coding sequence ATGACCGACACAGACCAGATCGCCCAGGATCGCGCCGAAATCACTGCGTTGATCCAACGCCAGTTCGCTGCCCTTTGCTGGGATGAACACACCTCTCCCGACACACAGGCCCTGATCAGCGCATATCTGCCAGACGCGTCGTTGTTCGCATCTGCCCGCCCCGCCACTGCCCAGACAGCGGCCGATTTTGGCGAACGAATGGTTGCGCTGCGTGACTCAGGCGCATTGCCCGTTTTCAGCGAAAAAGGGCGGGGCCTGCATATCTGGATCACTGGTGCCGTGGCTGTGGCGTTGGCAGGCTGCGAAATGCACGAAAACCGCAAGACAGTGACCCAGGATATCAGCGCGTTTCTTTTGGTACGCAATCCCCAAGGCTGGGTCATCGCATCCCAGGCCTGGGATATGTTGCCATCCATTGCCGATGCCTTTGCCGCGACCGGCCTGAATGCAGAGCCGTTCTTTTCCGGCTGA
- a CDS encoding polysaccharide deacetylase — MIRTPIKWPNGARCACAISFDIDADSLIHISRPKDGHDRLYPISMGKYGPTVAIPRILETYRKFGLKQSFFAPGWVVEQYPDAMEMILKDGHEIGHHGYLHEDPTDHGPAEQRAWFERAMDSHKRVIGNTPRGYRAPVYNVNQTVIDLLIEHEFLYDSSLMADDIPYQMKTDQGSLVELPVHWGTDDWPTFAHYAEIDYMMPIVGPSHGLQGFWEEFEAQYTAGGFWLAIWHPFLTGRLARWQQVETWLEGVLNRGDVWFAPLHEIAAHVRAEAAKDSTAVRLEELPYYTRPVLF; from the coding sequence ATGATCCGCACTCCAATCAAATGGCCCAACGGGGCCCGCTGTGCCTGTGCCATCAGCTTTGATATCGACGCCGACAGCCTGATCCATATCTCGCGTCCAAAAGACGGGCATGACCGGCTCTATCCTATTTCGATGGGTAAATATGGCCCGACGGTCGCCATCCCGCGCATTTTGGAAACCTATCGCAAATTTGGTTTGAAACAGTCGTTTTTTGCCCCTGGGTGGGTCGTCGAACAATACCCTGACGCCATGGAGATGATCCTGAAAGATGGCCATGAAATCGGCCACCACGGGTATCTGCACGAAGACCCTACTGACCACGGACCGGCCGAACAACGGGCCTGGTTCGAACGTGCCATGGACAGTCACAAACGGGTGATCGGTAACACTCCTCGGGGCTATCGTGCGCCCGTTTACAATGTAAACCAGACCGTGATTGATTTGCTGATCGAGCACGAGTTTTTGTATGACAGCTCGCTGATGGCGGATGACATCCCCTATCAGATGAAAACAGATCAGGGATCACTGGTCGAACTGCCGGTACATTGGGGCACAGACGACTGGCCCACTTTTGCCCACTACGCGGAAATCGACTACATGATGCCGATCGTCGGTCCCAGCCACGGGCTGCAAGGGTTTTGGGAAGAATTCGAAGCCCAGTACACTGCTGGCGGGTTTTGGCTGGCGATCTGGCATCCTTTCCTGACCGGGCGCCTGGCGCGCTGGCAACAGGTGGAAACTTGGCTCGAAGGGGTTCTGAACCGGGGGGATGTCTGGTTTGCGCCTCTGCATGAAATCGCCGCCCACGTGCGCGCTGAAGCGGCCAAGGATTCCACAGCCGTCCGGCTGGAGGAGTTGCCCTATTACACGCGACCGGTTCTGTTCTGA
- a CDS encoding amidohydrolase family protein: protein MTSLLLTGRWVVLCAQDVRTNTSVLIRNGRVADVGPTRALRQQHAGLPEIGGLGCAILPGLINAHHHCYGVELANQAIADDFLEPWMFNGPAMVDLSPHVATAHAGARLLQTGVTAVVDMCAAGASRAQAETSLTAKADAYRQLGLRAAIAPGERWQNRIVHGTGEEAAFLATLPLSLRRQLARSEAARERLSATDYLDLVSSLARDASGPQSFWFGPTGPQWTPDNVLRKIAQAAERVDTRIQTHALESHYESLESPRIRAHSVIAHFERMGLLGGRLSLAHAVWATPSDIDMIAARGTQVSHNPGSNLRLRSGIAPAATMLDAGVTVALGMDGTTLAGDEDMFAEMRLALTLNQPPHVTAPALTARRVLEMATQDGARLLGRGHELGQLYPGYCADAVVLDLTRMTAPWTSPAIDPVELIVGRAKAQDVRHVLIDGHTVLQDRHVTGLNTNALMDQLRAELDRTPPAPVAAQLQRDLRPYLMRWYARWDCNAENTHPPVTRYGARSNEKDFQ from the coding sequence ATGACATCGCTGTTGTTGACCGGCCGGTGGGTGGTTCTGTGCGCGCAGGACGTGCGCACCAACACCTCTGTACTGATCCGCAATGGTCGAGTTGCTGACGTTGGACCCACCCGGGCCCTACGTCAGCAGCACGCGGGATTGCCGGAAATTGGCGGGCTCGGCTGTGCCATTCTGCCGGGTCTGATCAATGCGCATCATCATTGTTACGGTGTCGAACTGGCCAATCAAGCGATTGCCGATGACTTTTTGGAACCGTGGATGTTCAACGGTCCGGCGATGGTCGACCTATCCCCACATGTTGCAACAGCCCATGCCGGGGCCCGCCTGTTGCAAACCGGCGTGACAGCCGTGGTTGACATGTGCGCGGCTGGGGCATCCCGCGCACAGGCGGAAACCTCTCTGACGGCCAAAGCCGACGCTTATCGTCAATTGGGACTGCGCGCTGCTATTGCACCCGGCGAACGTTGGCAGAACCGAATTGTGCATGGCACAGGAGAAGAAGCCGCGTTTCTTGCGACATTGCCCCTGTCATTGCGCAGGCAACTGGCCCGCAGCGAAGCTGCGCGGGAGCGATTGTCGGCCACTGATTACCTGGATCTGGTTTCTTCCCTCGCCCGTGATGCATCGGGACCACAGAGTTTCTGGTTCGGGCCCACCGGCCCGCAATGGACACCGGACAATGTACTGCGCAAAATTGCCCAGGCCGCTGAGCGGGTGGATACCCGCATTCAGACCCACGCGCTGGAGAGTCACTACGAAAGCCTGGAAAGCCCCCGCATTCGTGCACATTCGGTGATCGCGCATTTTGAGCGCATGGGATTGTTGGGCGGGCGGCTGTCGCTGGCTCATGCCGTATGGGCGACACCATCGGACATAGACATGATTGCTGCGCGCGGCACTCAAGTCAGCCACAACCCAGGTTCGAACCTGCGGTTGCGATCCGGGATTGCCCCTGCTGCGACGATGCTGGACGCCGGCGTCACCGTCGCTTTGGGCATGGATGGCACAACATTGGCCGGGGATGAGGACATGTTCGCAGAAATGCGACTGGCGTTGACCCTGAACCAGCCGCCCCACGTCACCGCCCCTGCCCTCACGGCACGCCGTGTGTTGGAGATGGCGACCCAGGATGGCGCCCGGCTATTGGGGCGCGGGCACGAGTTGGGCCAGCTGTATCCCGGATATTGCGCTGATGCCGTGGTTCTGGATCTGACCCGCATGACGGCCCCCTGGACCAGCCCGGCCATTGATCCCGTTGAATTGATCGTGGGCCGGGCCAAAGCACAGGATGTACGTCATGTTTTGATTGATGGGCATACCGTCCTTCAGGATCGCCACGTCACCGGACTCAACACCAATGCCCTGATGGATCAGCTGCGCGCCGAATTGGACCGTACGCCCCCTGCCCCGGTCGCTGCCCAGCTCCAACGTGATCTGCGCCCCTATTTGATGCGGTGGTACGCCCGTTGGGATTGCAACGCTGAGAACACCCATCCGCCGGTGACGCGCTATGGTGCCCGGTCTAATGAAAAGGACTTCCAATGA
- a CDS encoding urea carboxylase-associated family protein — MTVFDPGQPDGTNRSLDIAISADGSPEPGRLYTIAARCGMAVRVNAGQTLTISNPSGHQVCDFWIFASDDLGEYSSMEHLHTALGSIFPKVGDGITSNLRHDLMTITEDTSPGVHDTVIASCDHARYQQLGCAEYHDNCSDNLRQALIAIGLRAPAIPAPFNLWMNVPVRADGSTSFEPPVSAPGDQMSFRAETDVVAVMSACPQDVTPVNGVGTTPDTLEFRVTGG; from the coding sequence ATGACTGTATTCGATCCCGGCCAACCGGACGGTACCAACCGTTCTCTCGACATAGCGATTTCGGCAGACGGGTCGCCCGAACCGGGACGGCTTTACACCATCGCAGCGCGTTGCGGCATGGCTGTGCGGGTTAATGCGGGCCAAACCCTGACCATTTCGAACCCATCCGGTCATCAGGTCTGCGATTTCTGGATCTTTGCCTCGGATGACTTGGGCGAATATTCCTCGATGGAACATCTGCACACCGCGCTGGGATCGATTTTCCCCAAGGTAGGAGACGGGATCACATCGAACCTGCGGCACGACCTGATGACGATCACCGAAGATACATCCCCCGGTGTCCACGACACGGTGATCGCGTCCTGTGATCATGCGCGTTATCAGCAGCTGGGGTGCGCCGAATACCACGACAATTGCTCCGACAACCTGCGTCAGGCATTGATCGCTATCGGGTTGCGCGCCCCTGCCATACCTGCGCCCTTTAACCTGTGGATGAATGTGCCGGTGCGCGCCGATGGCAGCACCAGTTTTGAACCGCCTGTGTCCGCCCCTGGCGATCAGATGTCCTTTCGCGCTGAAACCGATGTGGTTGCTGTCATGTCCGCCTGTCCACAGGATGTGACACCGGTCAATGGCGTTGGCACCACACCAGATACTCTGGAATTTCGGGTAACAGGCGGCTGA
- a CDS encoding ADP-ribosylglycohydrolase family protein — translation MSKNRDMILGALVGDAASLGLHWIYDQPRIRAVGGAKPEFCITTRQDYDGIPSYFAHPSKAPGDLTQYGEQLMVMLHALATSEGRYNQTHYEQAFLSHFSDGGSYQGYIDHATRETLKNLMARKTGDSACPGADDTQLPAVAKLPALIAAGQERNAVAAIRTTNNTDIAEVYGQVATAMLVAARDGHNARQAVNAGLAVADTSIRATLEAACAATDQSTEDFTADIGMACELSFGLPSVVHTLLTAPTYTDAIRRNIRAGGDSCGRAILLGGVLGAVHGPPQDWVDRLVSIKDIQQRMETLGI, via the coding sequence ATGAGCAAAAATCGCGACATGATTTTGGGCGCACTGGTCGGGGATGCCGCATCCCTGGGGCTGCACTGGATTTATGATCAACCGCGCATTCGTGCCGTAGGGGGGGCAAAACCGGAATTCTGCATCACCACCAGGCAAGATTATGACGGGATCCCGTCCTATTTCGCACACCCGTCCAAGGCACCTGGCGATCTGACCCAATACGGCGAACAGCTGATGGTCATGTTGCACGCACTTGCGACATCAGAAGGGCGATACAACCAAACCCACTACGAACAGGCGTTTCTGAGCCATTTTAGCGACGGCGGGAGTTATCAGGGGTATATTGACCACGCCACCCGCGAAACTCTGAAAAACCTGATGGCCCGAAAGACGGGGGATTCTGCCTGTCCTGGAGCAGACGACACACAGTTGCCCGCGGTGGCAAAGCTGCCGGCATTGATCGCCGCCGGGCAAGAACGCAATGCCGTGGCCGCTATTCGCACCACAAACAACACGGATATCGCCGAGGTTTATGGACAGGTTGCAACCGCAATGCTGGTCGCCGCCCGCGATGGTCACAACGCCCGCCAGGCCGTGAACGCCGGGCTCGCAGTCGCGGATACCTCCATTCGCGCCACTTTGGAGGCCGCCTGCGCCGCTACCGATCAAAGCACCGAAGACTTTACTGCCGATATTGGCATGGCGTGCGAGCTGTCCTTTGGTCTACCCAGCGTGGTTCATACCCTGTTGACCGCTCCGACTTACACAGATGCCATCCGTCGCAACATTCGGGCCGGGGGTGATTCCTGTGGTCGTGCAATCCTGCTTGGGGGTGTGCTGGGCGCGGTTCATGGTCCACCACAGGACTGGGTCGATCGCCTTGTCAGCATAAAGGACATTCAACAGCGCATGGAAACTCTGGGGATTTGA
- a CDS encoding SDR family oxidoreductase, which yields MQDIRGLDFSGQTVMVTGASRGIGYGVAHSFAHQGATVHILSQGEDVHDAAATLAGETGQSVTGWTCDITDSARVDAIFSQIPALDVFVANAGLEAVTPIDDRSADAEATFRRVIDINVVGTYLSTRAAVPLMRDGGRIIITASIWGSTAVPELGAYVASKHANIGFMRTLAHELGPRGIRVNAVCPGWVMTGPALNTLKEIARDRGISAEEVAREISNDQSLPGVQSATDVALSYLYLASPLAVNITGQKLNADRGAVQG from the coding sequence ATGCAAGACATTCGCGGGCTCGATTTCAGCGGGCAGACCGTCATGGTGACAGGTGCCAGCCGAGGCATCGGATATGGCGTGGCCCACTCCTTTGCCCACCAGGGCGCAACGGTTCACATTCTGTCACAAGGAGAGGATGTACATGATGCTGCGGCCACCTTGGCCGGGGAAACCGGACAATCCGTCACCGGCTGGACCTGTGACATTACCGATAGCGCACGGGTAGACGCCATATTCAGCCAGATCCCGGCATTGGATGTGTTTGTCGCCAACGCGGGTCTAGAAGCTGTGACCCCTATTGATGATCGCAGCGCCGATGCCGAAGCCACGTTTCGCCGCGTCATAGATATCAACGTGGTGGGCACCTATCTTTCCACCCGCGCTGCTGTTCCGCTGATGCGGGACGGAGGACGTATTATCATCACTGCATCAATTTGGGGCAGCACGGCAGTGCCGGAGCTGGGTGCGTATGTCGCCTCCAAACACGCCAATATCGGGTTCATGCGCACGTTGGCGCATGAATTGGGTCCCCGCGGGATTCGGGTCAACGCGGTCTGCCCGGGTTGGGTAATGACCGGTCCTGCGTTGAATACTCTAAAGGAAATTGCGCGCGACCGTGGCATCTCTGCGGAAGAGGTTGCGCGCGAAATCAGCAATGATCAATCCCTGCCGGGTGTTCAATCCGCCACAGATGTTGCGCTTTCGTACCTCTACCTCGCATCGCCGCTGGCCGTTAACATTACCGGACAGAAACTGAATGCTGACCGCGGTGCGGTGCAGGGATAG
- a CDS encoding VOC family protein translates to MDLSTLPSVVTNETLSNTFLGNVVELCIVTDDHIKTMEGLCKLGIGPWAVYTFSPETVTDQTYRGTPCEFALKVCFAKSGNMIWELMQPLWGPSIFQDFLDQHGTGFHHIAYDCNDMPWEQRIADLEQRGFEMVQSGKWQGRNSFAFFDTQDATGTTFETYVFPDDWDYPEPESWFPSRPAAGLTW, encoded by the coding sequence ATGGACCTGTCCACCCTGCCATCTGTCGTGACCAATGAAACGTTGTCCAATACCTTTCTGGGCAACGTCGTCGAATTGTGCATCGTCACCGACGACCATATCAAAACGATGGAAGGCTTGTGCAAATTGGGCATTGGTCCATGGGCCGTCTATACGTTTTCACCGGAAACTGTGACGGATCAAACCTATCGTGGCACCCCTTGCGAATTCGCGCTCAAGGTGTGTTTTGCCAAATCTGGCAACATGATCTGGGAGCTGATGCAACCTTTGTGGGGGCCATCCATCTTTCAGGATTTCCTGGACCAGCACGGAACCGGTTTTCACCATATCGCTTATGACTGCAATGACATGCCGTGGGAGCAACGGATTGCTGATCTGGAACAACGCGGGTTCGAAATGGTGCAGTCAGGCAAATGGCAAGGACGCAATTCATTTGCCTTTTTCGATACCCAGGACGCCACCGGCACCACGTTTGAAACCTACGTCTTTCCCGATGATTGGGACTATCCCGAACCCGAAAGCTGGTTTCCATCCCGACCGGCCGCAGGACTGACCTGGTAA
- a CDS encoding ester cyclase, whose protein sequence is MTEQDRNKQTVADIYGICWNQGNMDKIDEIFDENVSHAQFLEGWPTGREGFKTLVNFWRAAFPDIHEDAIDLVADGNTVMSRFRLRGTHKGDFYGIPGTGRKVDIYGAEWFKFDANGKVTDYLYHEDTLGLFFQLGVMPLPHLAIAGVDGTEK, encoded by the coding sequence ATGACCGAACAGGATCGCAACAAACAGACCGTCGCCGATATCTATGGCATCTGCTGGAACCAAGGCAACATGGACAAGATCGACGAAATCTTTGACGAGAACGTCAGCCACGCCCAGTTTCTCGAAGGCTGGCCTACGGGCCGCGAAGGGTTCAAGACGCTGGTGAATTTCTGGCGCGCCGCCTTTCCCGACATCCATGAGGACGCCATTGATCTGGTCGCCGACGGCAACACTGTGATGAGCCGGTTCCGCCTGCGCGGCACCCACAAGGGAGACTTTTACGGCATCCCCGGCACCGGCCGCAAAGTCGACATTTATGGTGCCGAGTGGTTCAAGTTCGACGCGAACGGCAAAGTCACCGACTACCTCTATCACGAAGACACTCTGGGCCTGTTCTTCCAGCTTGGGGTGATGCCTTTACCGCATCTTGCCATCGCCGGTGTCGACGGTACCGAAAAGTAA
- a CDS encoding ABC transporter substrate-binding protein encodes MTLNTFKTRARTGLLACAMAACGFTAAADIISLGAPIPLTGYFAADGVTMEQAITLAVDEINAKGGLLGNEVEVVTFDIGDLTPDKLAAAAANLIERGGVSALINGYGGMGPDIPAFCPYGIPYIHNDAVIGVIDLAERMGCNAIFNASDVDVNYGKSQFDMVLNTGHDFGTKRLAIVHGDFEWDINNAKSMADAAEAAGWEVVYVQEVPYDTVEWTGIQSQIRAAEPSLIHLEALEPAVATTFLSQYKNNPAGEALLNVGYIGATPGLDDVIVQGQAEGILTFTLNAHQDNEAGNAFVERWKDAYGAEPSVSLAAAVYDMVNMWAAAVEQVGNADDHAAVASAIRDMKYDGLVGKFAFNDRNFIDNGSETQPAQLFQVQNGQRVRLVVGDTRVGDIVKPSWIQ; translated from the coding sequence ATGACACTCAACACATTCAAGACCAGAGCCCGAACCGGCCTGTTGGCCTGTGCGATGGCGGCCTGTGGATTCACGGCAGCGGCGGACATTATCTCGTTGGGCGCGCCTATTCCCTTGACCGGGTATTTTGCTGCCGATGGTGTCACGATGGAGCAGGCGATCACCTTGGCGGTGGATGAAATCAACGCCAAGGGCGGTTTGCTGGGCAATGAAGTAGAAGTCGTGACCTTTGACATCGGCGATTTGACCCCGGACAAGCTGGCCGCTGCGGCTGCAAACCTGATCGAACGCGGCGGTGTCAGCGCGCTGATCAACGGCTATGGCGGTATGGGGCCGGACATTCCGGCGTTTTGTCCGTATGGCATCCCTTATATCCACAATGACGCTGTGATCGGCGTGATCGACCTGGCAGAACGTATGGGATGCAATGCCATCTTCAACGCGTCGGATGTGGATGTGAATTACGGCAAATCACAGTTTGATATGGTGCTGAATACCGGTCATGATTTTGGCACAAAACGTCTGGCCATTGTGCACGGTGATTTCGAATGGGACATCAACAATGCCAAATCCATGGCGGATGCAGCCGAAGCCGCCGGTTGGGAAGTCGTTTACGTTCAGGAAGTGCCGTATGACACCGTGGAATGGACGGGTATCCAGTCCCAGATCCGGGCAGCAGAGCCATCGCTGATTCATCTCGAAGCGCTCGAGCCTGCAGTCGCCACAACGTTTTTGTCGCAATACAAGAATAACCCAGCAGGCGAGGCGTTGTTGAATGTCGGCTATATCGGTGCAACCCCCGGTCTGGATGATGTGATTGTACAGGGTCAGGCCGAAGGCATCCTGACGTTCACTCTGAATGCTCATCAGGACAACGAAGCGGGCAATGCATTCGTCGAGCGTTGGAAAGACGCCTATGGCGCAGAACCTTCGGTCAGCCTGGCTGCCGCTGTATACGACATGGTCAACATGTGGGCCGCTGCCGTAGAACAGGTTGGCAATGCGGATGATCACGCCGCCGTCGCCAGTGCAATCCGAGACATGAAATATGACGGTCTGGTTGGCAAATTCGCCTTTAACGACCGCAACTTTATCGACAACGGGTCCGAGACCCAGCCCGCGCAGCTGTTCCAGGTGCAAAACGGCCAGCGCGTGCGCCTGGTCGTGGGTGACACCCGTGTGGGTGACATCGTGAAACCGTCGTGGATCCAATAA
- a CDS encoding ATP-binding cassette domain-containing protein: MTQMSLTNVTMQFGPFRALTDLSFEIERGEILGVAGPNGAGKSTLMNVCTGGLQATRGSVVFNGQDITGFKRHSRCGLGIAQTFQIPTLLSSVTVGENLLAGQIFGHEVRGAAMDIPLRDILYLTQLEDQLTLPASQADLLTRKRIMLGAALATGPEIIFMDEPLGGLNAQEIVEFLQVIRHVREELGITIVMVEHKTRALAEIADRILIINFGAFVMLDTPGVVLNDDHVVEIYLGKKHDA, translated from the coding sequence ATGACACAAATGTCTCTCACAAACGTCACGATGCAATTTGGACCGTTCCGGGCGTTGACGGATCTGTCGTTTGAAATTGAACGTGGTGAAATTCTGGGCGTTGCCGGGCCAAATGGAGCCGGGAAATCGACGTTGATGAATGTCTGTACCGGTGGGTTGCAGGCGACCCGTGGTTCCGTCGTGTTTAACGGGCAGGACATCACCGGGTTCAAGCGCCATTCCCGCTGTGGGCTGGGAATTGCTCAGACCTTTCAGATCCCGACGCTATTGTCGTCGGTCACGGTTGGTGAAAACCTGCTGGCGGGTCAGATCTTTGGGCACGAAGTTCGCGGCGCGGCGATGGACATTCCGCTGCGCGATATCCTGTATCTGACCCAACTGGAGGATCAGTTGACCCTGCCTGCATCTCAGGCGGATTTGTTGACCCGCAAGCGGATCATGTTGGGGGCGGCGCTGGCTACAGGCCCCGAGATCATCTTTATGGACGAACCCTTGGGTGGGTTGAACGCCCAGGAAATTGTCGAATTCCTGCAAGTGATCCGCCATGTGCGTGAAGAATTGGGCATCACCATTGTTATGGTCGAACACAAGACCCGTGCCCTGGCTGAGATCGCAGACCGCATTCTGATCATCAATTTCGGCGCGTTTGTCATGCTGGATACGCCCGGTGTGGTGCTGAATGACGACCATGTGGTCGAAATTTACCTGGGAAAGAAACACGATGCTTGA
- a CDS encoding ABC transporter ATP-binding protein — translation MLEVSNINAFYSDFHVLHDASLKVNKGELVAVVGANGHGKSTLLKAICGLTPVKSGKIRFADHDTTSRRAPHLVSQGLVYVAEDRRLFPDMTVLENLQLGAYLAQARAQEKRNLDHVFSLYPRLAERRHQLCRSLSGGEAQMVALGRGLMSNPTLLAIDEPSLGLAPNLTETMLQTVSQLNRDGLTVLLVEQSLALLKGMIDRVYTIEEGTVSETDTDNMQEVL, via the coding sequence ATGCTTGAGGTGAGTAATATCAACGCCTTCTACAGCGATTTCCATGTGTTGCATGATGCGTCGCTGAAGGTGAACAAAGGAGAGTTGGTGGCTGTCGTCGGTGCCAACGGACATGGCAAAAGTACCCTGCTCAAAGCGATCTGCGGTTTGACCCCGGTGAAGTCTGGAAAAATCCGGTTCGCCGACCACGACACGACCAGCCGTCGCGCACCGCATCTGGTGTCGCAGGGGTTGGTTTATGTTGCCGAGGACCGACGGTTGTTTCCGGACATGACCGTGTTGGAAAACCTCCAATTGGGGGCCTATCTCGCGCAAGCGCGGGCACAGGAAAAACGCAATCTGGATCATGTGTTTTCGCTTTACCCCCGGTTGGCTGAACGGCGCCACCAACTGTGCCGCTCGCTATCGGGGGGAGAAGCACAGATGGTGGCGCTGGGGCGTGGGTTGATGTCGAACCCGACGCTATTGGCGATTGATGAACCGTCGCTGGGCCTGGCTCCGAACTTGACTGAAACCATGCTGCAAACCGTATCTCAGCTGAACCGCGACGGCCTGACGGTTCTGCTGGTGGAGCAAAGCCTCGCACTTTTGAAGGGCATGATTGATCGGGTTTACACAATCGAAGAAGGCACGGTCAGCGAAACGGACACCGACAACATGCAGGAGGTCCTATGA
- a CDS encoding branched-chain amino acid ABC transporter permease — protein sequence MTQIFEILLSGITQGAVYCLVAVGLSLVYGASRILNFAHGSLYSLGGFLAWYLVAGGFDLPLWMAVLIILPVLALTGIGIERVIIRPLRGSDNWKINTIMVTLGLAFIIENGLQLVFGPGTRTIAPFVEGTLELGGITLSWYKVWIFAISLMLVGALEYFLGHTRYGQAVRAVSQDMQGANQVGINVNQVFSFTFALSVVLTGIAGILLAPVFLVSPLGGWAPFLKAFVIVVLGGLGSTKGAFVAAFILAVLEAFVIFYIGPSWAMPAWLVMLIVVLMVRPKGLFGVWEN from the coding sequence ATGACCCAGATCTTCGAAATTCTGCTGAGCGGGATCACCCAGGGCGCTGTGTATTGTTTGGTCGCGGTTGGGCTGTCGCTGGTCTATGGCGCATCGCGCATTTTGAACTTTGCCCATGGGTCGCTGTATTCTCTGGGCGGTTTTCTGGCGTGGTATCTCGTGGCAGGCGGGTTTGACCTGCCATTGTGGATGGCCGTGCTGATCATATTGCCGGTTCTGGCCCTGACCGGGATCGGGATCGAACGCGTGATCATCCGTCCGCTGCGCGGCTCTGACAACTGGAAGATCAATACAATCATGGTGACGCTGGGCCTGGCTTTTATCATTGAAAACGGCCTGCAGCTGGTGTTCGGCCCGGGCACCCGCACCATTGCGCCCTTTGTCGAGGGGACGTTGGAACTTGGGGGGATTACGCTGAGCTGGTACAAGGTTTGGATCTTTGCGATTTCGCTGATGTTGGTTGGGGCGCTGGAGTATTTTCTAGGCCACACCCGGTACGGCCAGGCCGTGCGCGCCGTCAGTCAGGACATGCAGGGTGCCAATCAGGTGGGGATCAACGTCAATCAGGTGTTTTCGTTCACCTTTGCGCTGTCGGTGGTTTTGACCGGGATCGCCGGTATCCTGTTGGCACCGGTGTTTCTGGTGTCTCCGTTGGGGGGATGGGCCCCTTTTCTCAAGGCGTTTGTGATCGTTGTTCTTGGTGGTTTGGGCAGCACCAAGGGCGCGTTCGTCGCGGCCTTTATCCTGGCCGTTCTAGAAGCGTTTGTCATTTTCTATATTGGCCCGAGCTGGGCCATGCCGGCCTGGCTGGTGATGTTGATCGTCGTTCTGATGGTCCGTCCAAAGGGTCTGTTCGGTGTGTGGGAGAACTGA